In the Mauremys mutica isolate MM-2020 ecotype Southern chromosome 13, ASM2049712v1, whole genome shotgun sequence genome, one interval contains:
- the LOC123347443 gene encoding putative olfactory receptor 10D4, protein MGLVNHTLVTHFILLGIPDADGLQTILFITFLAFYVCTLLGNLLIFSAILADPRLHTPMYFFLCNLAVLDIGFSSISTPKMLTILWGQRRVISLGGCMSQVFFYHFLGSTECLLYTVMAYDRYVAICHPLRYRLIMNRRVCALLAAGTWITSSFHATILTSLTFTLPYCGSNVVDYFFCDIFPVVKLACADTYIIETVTLTNTGVVPMTCFLLILISYIRIMFSVLKMNSAEGRRKAASTCASHLTVVTLFFGDCAMIYTQPHLSKVLVTAVQIFGNVVTPMLNPAIYTLRNKEVKAALRKLRGVQIPEH, encoded by the coding sequence ATGGGGCTGGTCAACCACACTCTGGTGACTCATTTCATCCTCTTAGGGATCCCTGATGCTGACGGCCTCCAGACCATCCTCTTCATCACCTTCTTAGCCTTCTACGTCTGCACACTGCTGGGCAACCTGCTCATCTTCTCAGCCATCCTCGCTGACCCTCGCTTgcacacccccatgtatttcttcctctgcaATCTCGCCGTGCTGGACATTGGTTTTTCTTCCATCAGTACACCCAAAATGCTGACCATCCTCTGGGGTCAGAGGAGGGTCATCTCGCTGGGCGGCTGCATGTCCCAGGTTTTCTTCTATCACTTCCTGGGCAGCACCGAGTGCCTCCTCTACACCGTCATGGCCTACGACCGGTACGTAGCCATCTGCCACCCGCTGCGCTACCGGCTCATCATGAACCGGAGGGTGTGCGCCCTCCTGGCCGCTGGCACCTGGATCACCAGCTCCTTTCATGCCACCATCCTCACCAGTCTGACCTTCACGCTGCCCTACTGTGGGTCCAATGTGGTGGActatttcttctgtgacatcttCCCAGTGGTCAAGCTGGCCTGTGCAGACACGTACATCATTGAGACCGTGACCTTGACCAACACTGGGGTGGTGCCCATGACCTGCTTCCTCCTCATCCTCATTTCCTACATCCGAATCATGTTCTCTGTCCTGAAGATGAACTCGGCTGAAGGGCGGCGCAAAGCGGCCTCCACTTGCGCCTCGCATCTCACAGTGGTGACGCTGTTCTTCGGGGATTGTGCCATGATCTACACTCAGCCCCACCTGAGCAAAGTGCTGGTGACTGCTGTGCAGATCTTCGGCAATGTGGTCACACCCATGCTGAACCCGGCTATCTACACACTGAGAAACAAGGAGGTGAAAGCGGCTctgagaaaactgagaggggttCAAATACCTGAACACTGA
- the LOC123347444 gene encoding olfactory receptor 958-like, with translation MGLVNHTLVTHFILLGIPDADGFQTILFITFLAFYVCTLLGNLLIFSAILADPRLHTPMYFFLCNLAVLDIGFSSISTPKMLTNLWGQSRIISLGGCMSQVFFYHFLGSSECLLYTVMAYDRYVAICHPLRYRLIMNRRVCALLASGTWITSSFHATILTSLTFTLSYCGSNVVDYFFCDIFPVVKLACADTYIIETVTLTNTGVVPMTCFLLILISYIRIMFSVLKMNSAEGRRKAASTCASHLTVVTLFFGQCALIYTQPHLSKVLVTAVQIFSNVVTPMLNPAIYTLRNKEVKAALRKLRRGQIPEH, from the coding sequence ATGGGGCTGGTCAACCACACTCTGGTGACTCATTTCATCCTCTTAGGGATCCCTGATGCTGACGGCTTCCAGACCATCCTCTTTATCACCTTCTTAGCTTTCTACGTCTGCACACTGCTGGGCAACCTGCTCATCTTCTCAGCCATCCTCGCTGACCCCCGCTTgcacacccccatgtatttcttcctctgtAATCTCGCCGTGCTGGACATTGGTTTTTCTTCCATCAGTACACCCAAAATGCTGACCAACCTCTGGGGTCAGAGCAGGATCATCTCGCTGGGTGGGTGCATGTCCCAGGTTTTCTTCTACCACTTCCTGGGCAGCAGCGAGTGCCTCCTCTACACCGTCATGGCCTACGACCGGTACGTAGCCATCTGCCACCCGCTGCGCTACCGGCTCATCATGAACCGGAGGGTGTGCGCCCTCCTGGCCTCTGGCACCTGGATCACCAGCTCCTTTCATGCCACCATCCTCACCAGTCTGACCTTCACGCTGTCCTACTGTGGGTCCAATGTGGTGGActatttcttctgtgacatcttCCCCGTGGTCAAGCTGGCCTGTGCAGACACGTACATCATTGAGACCGTGACCTTGACCAACACTGGGGTGGTGCCCATGACCTGCTTCCTCCTCATCCTCATTTCCTACATCCGAATCATGTTCTCTGTCCTGAAGATGAACTCGGCCGAAGGGCGGCGCAAAGCGGCCTCCACTTGCGCCTCGCATCTCACAGTGGTGACGCTGTTCTTCGGGCAATGTGCCCTGATCTACACTCAGCCCCACCTGAGCAAAGTGCTGGTGACTGCTGTGCAGATCTTCAGCAACGTGGTCACACCCATGCTGAACCCGGCTATCTACAcactgaggaacaaggaggtgaaagCGGCTCTGAGAAAACTGAGAAGGGGTCAAATACCTGAACATTGA
- the LOC123348081 gene encoding olfactory receptor 958-like — protein MGLVNHTLVTHFILFGIPDADGFQTILFITFLDFYLCTLLGNLLIFSAILADPRLHTPMYFFLCNLAMLDIGISSISIPKYLTILWGQSRVISLGGCMSQIFFGHFLGSTECLLYTVMAYDRYVAICHPLWYLPIMNRRVCALLAAGTWITSSFHATILTSLTFTLPYCGSNVVDYFFCDIFPVVKLACADTYIIETVTLTNIGLVPITCFLLILASYIRIIYSVLNMNSAEGWRKVASTCTSHLVVVTLFFGPCALVYTQPQPSKVLMTAVQIFGNVVTPMLNPAIYTLRNKEVKAALKKLRGGQMPAR, from the coding sequence ATGGGGCTGGTCAACCACACTCTGGTGACTCATTTCATCCTCTTCGGGATCCCTGATGCCGATGGCTTCCAGACCATCCTCTTCATCACCTTCTTAGACTTCTACCTCTGCACGCTGCTGGGCAACCTGCTCATCTTCTCAGCCATCCTCGCTGACCCCCGCTTgcacacccccatgtatttcttcctctgcaATCTCGCCATGCTGGACATTGGAATCTCCTCCATCAGCATCCCTAAATATCTGACCATCCTCTGGGGTCAGAGCAGGGTCATCTCGCTGGGTGGGTGCATGTCCCAGATCTTCTTTGGGCACTTCCTGGGCAGCACCGAGTGCCTGCTCTACACCGTCATGGCTTATGACCGGTATGTGGCCATCTGCCACCCACTGTGGTACCTGCCCATCATGAACCGGAGGGTGTGCGCCCTCCTGGCCGCTGGCACCTGGATCACCAGCTCCTTCCACGCCACCATCCTCACCAGCCTGACCTTCACGCTGCCCTACTGTGGGTCCAATGTGGTGGActatttcttctgtgacatcttCCCGGTGGTCAAGCTGGCCTGTGCAGACACGTACATCATTGAGACCGTGACCTTGACAAACATTGGTCTTGTGCCCATAACTTGCTTCCTCCTCATTCTTGCATCCTACATCAGGATCATCTACTCTGTCTTGAATATGAACTCAGCCGAAGGGTGGCGCAAAGTGGCCTCCACTTGCACCTCGCATCTGGTGGTGGTGACGCTGTTCTTTGGTCCCTGCGCCCTGGTCTACACTCAGCCCCAGCCAAGCAAAGTGCTGATGACTGCTGTGCAGATCTTTGGCAATGTGGTCACGCCCATGCTGAACCCGGCCATCTATAcgctgaggaacaaggaggtgaaggCAGCTCTGAAAAAACTGAGAGGGGGTCAAATGCCTGCACGTTGA
- the LOC123347445 gene encoding olfactory receptor 10G6-like, whose translation MECGNQSQLTHFVLMGLPYPPELRIPLFLFFLIIYLLTLCGNLLILLAVARERQLHKPMYWFLCYLSFLDMTVSSVVVPKMVSGFLPGGGAISFQGCVAQLFFFHFLGCTECFLYTVMAYDRFLAICKPLHYSVIMNHRTCLCLAAGTWLGGSLHSTLQTALTFQLPYGQENRVGYILCDIRAVLKLACGDTALNELVTFVDIGFLALTCFLLILMSYVYIVSAILRIRSAEGRRRAFSTCVAHVTVVVTYYVPGLFIYLRPGSWHPLDGVVAVFYTTVTPLLNPLIYTLRNKEMKDALMRLGGGRKLPGPEL comes from the coding sequence ATGGAGTGTGGGAACCAATCCCAGCTGACCCATTTCGTCCTGATGGGGCTCCCATATCCCCCAGAGCTGCGGATTCCCTtgttcctcttcttcctcatcaTCTACCTGTTGACGCTGTGTGGGAACCTGCTCATATTGCTGGCAGTGGCCCGGGAGCGCCAGCTGCACAAGCCCATGTACTGGTTCCTCTGCTACTTGTCCTTCCTGGACATGACGGTCTCCTCGGTAGTGGTGCCCAAGATGGTGTCCGGCTTCCTGCCGGGCGGCGGGGCCATCTCCTTCCAGGGCTGCGTGGCCCAGCTCTTCTTCTTCCACTTCCTTGGCTGCACCGAGTGCTTCCTCTACACGGTTATGGCCTACGACCGCTTCCTGGCCATCTGCAAGCCACTGCACTACAGCGTCATTATGAACCACAGAACCTGCCTGTGCCTGGCAGCGGGGACCTGGTTAGGGGGCTCCCTGCACTCCACCCTACAGACTGCGCTGACCTTCCAGCTGCCCTATGGCCAAGAGAACAGGGTGGGATACATCCTCTGTGATATCCGAGCTGTGCTGAAGCTGGCCTGCGGGGACACGGCGCTCAACGAACTGGTGACGTTTGTGGACATCGGCTTCCTGGCCCTCACCTGCTTCCTTCTGATCCTGATGTCCTATGTCTACATCGTCTCAGCCATCCTGAGGATCCGCTCGGCTGAGGGCAGGCGCCGGGCCTTCTCCACCTGCGTGGCTCATGTCACCGTGGTGGTGACCTACTATGTGCCCGGGCTCTTCATCTACCTGAGGCCAGGATCCTGGCACCCACTGGATGGTGTGGTGGCTGTATTCTACACCACGGTGACCCCGCTCctcaaccccctcatctacacgctgaggaacaaggagatgaaAGATGCCCTGATgagactgggggggggcaggaaactgccAGGCCCTGAGCTATGA